One genomic region from Quercus robur chromosome 4, dhQueRobu3.1, whole genome shotgun sequence encodes:
- the LOC126723296 gene encoding heat shock 70 kDa protein 18-like — MFNNQGQGECPAIGIDLGTTNSCVAVWQNGRVEIIVNDQGKRTTPSYVAFTPTEHLIGDAAMNQVPRNPTNSIFDAKRLIGRRFSDPLVQSDINLWPFKVIEGPGDKPMIVVNHKDEEKHFAAEEISSMVLMKMQEIAKAYLGKTVKNAVVTVPAYFNDSQRKATKDAGDIAGLNVLRIINEPTAAAIAFGLDKMALAGSISKRNVLIFDVGGGTADVSLLTIEKGVFKVKAVAGDNHLGGVDFDDRMLKHFVEIFKRQHKVDISGDSRALRRLRTACEKAKRILSSATETTIEVDCLYNGIDFSPTITRAKFEELNMDLFKKCIEPVEKCLADAKMKKSCVHDIVLTGGSSRIPKLQQLLQDLFDGKELCKSINPDEAVAYGAAVQAAILTGMGNEKIQDIILSDVNPLSLGVEEYGSKMSVLIPRNTAIPTRMESKYISAFDNQTSISILVYEGERARSCDNNLLGKFKIPVTPAPRGVARVTVCFDLDINGILNVSAEEKTTGVKRKITITNYKGRLSNEEAERVVQDAKRFKDEDATHVMKVKAKLDLENYAYKMKNDINSKILGATLPFTFQKKFKDDVERVIQWSIEDRQVVALKPYQDKLKFLKRICSYIRNNDNHVMAYRWRAKNLSLGVPNKKCDN; from the exons ATGTTCAACAACCAAGGGCAAGGAGAGTGCCCGGCTATTGGGATCGATCTGGGTACAACGAATTCATGCGTGGCAGTGTGGCAAAATGGAAGAGTAGAGATAATAGTGAATGATCAGGGCAAAAGGACCACACCCTCCTATGTTGCTTTCACTCCTACGGAGCACTTGATCGGTGATGCTGCCATGAACCAGGTTCCCAGGAATCCCACCAACTCTATCTTTG ATGCGAAGCGGTTGATTGGTAGGAGATTCAGTGATCCCTTGGTTCAGAGCGATATCAATCTCTGGCCATTCAAGGTCATTGAAGGTCCTGGTGACAAGCCTATGATTGTGGTGAACCATAAGGATGAAGAGAAGCACTTTGCTGCTGAGGAAATCTCATCAATGGTCCTAATGAAGATGCAAGAGATAGCCAAAGCCTACCTGGGAAAAACTGTGAAGAATGCAGTTGTTACTGTCCCCGCCTACTTCAATGACTCCCAGCGTAAGGCTACAAAGGATGCCGGAGACATTGCAGGCCTGAATGTCCTACGCATAATCAATGAACCAACTGCTGCAGCCATTGCTTTTGGTCTTGACAAGATGGCTTTGGCAGGTAGCATTAGCAAGAGAAATGTGTTGATTTTTGATGTGGGTGGTGGTACTGCTGATGTCTCTCTACTTACCATTGAGAAGGGAGTCTTCAAAGTGAAAGCGGTTGCTGGGGACAATCACCTTGGAGGTGTGGACTTTGATGACAGAATGTTAAAACACTTTGTTGAAATATTTAAGAGGCAGCACAAGGTGGACATTAGTGGAGACTCCAGAGCTCTTAGGAGGTTGAGAACTGCTTGTGAGAAAGCAAAGAGGATTCTTTCTTCTGCAACAGAGACTACCATTGAAGTTGACTGTTTATATAATGGTATCGATTTCTCTCCAACTATTACCCGTGCCAAATTTGAGGAACTCAACATGGATTTGTTCAAGAAGTGTATCGAACCTGTGGAGAAGTGTTTGGCTGATGCTAAGATGAAAAAGAGTTGCGTCCATGATATTGTTCTTACAGGTGGTTCTTCTAGAATCCCCAAGCTGCAGCAGCTGTTGCAGGACTTATTTGATGGGAAGGAGCTCTGCAAGAGCATTAATCCGGATGAGGCTGTGGCTTATGGAGCTGCTGTTCAAGCCGCCATCCTGACCGGAATGGGTAATGAAAAAATTCAAGACATCATACTCTCAGATGTCAACCCTTTGTCCCTCGGAGTTGAGGAATATGGATCGAAGATGTCTGTTTTGATTCCAAGGAATACTGCCATTCCCACCAGGATGGAGAGTAAATACATCAGCGCCTTTGACAACCAGACTTCTATATCTATCTTAGTTTATGAGGGTGAGAGAGCAAGATCTTGTGATAACAACTTGTTGGGAAAATTTAAGATTCCTGTTACTCCTGCACCCAGGGGTGTTGCTAGGGTAACAGTTTGTTTTGATCTTGACATCAATGGTATCTTGAACGTTTCTGCGGAGGAGAAGACCACTGGCGTGAAAAGGAAGATCACTATTACCAATTATAAGGGGAGACTGTCCAATGAAGAGGCTGAGAGGGTGGTCCAAGATGCAAAGAGATTCAAGGATGAAGATGCCACACACGTAATGAAGGTTAAGGCTAAGTTGGATTTGGAGAACTATGCCTACAAGATGAAGAATGATATAAATAGCAAGATACTTGGTGCCACGCTTCCCTTTACATTTCAGAAAAAGTTTAAAGATGATGTTGAACGTGTGATTCAATGGTCCATAGAAGACAGACAGGTTGTGGCTTTAAAACCGTATCAGGACAAGCTAAAATTCCTCAAGAGAATCTGCAGTTACATCAGGAATAATGACAACCACGTCATGGCTTATCGGTGGCGAGCCAAGAATTTGTCTTTGGGGGTGCCGAATAAAAAATGTGATAATTAA